Proteins encoded by one window of Nicotiana tabacum cultivar K326 chromosome 10, ASM71507v2, whole genome shotgun sequence:
- the LOC142165507 gene encoding uncharacterized protein LOC142165507 yields the protein MSTPKQASWIVKKIFDAREWLRQNNPTETLNNFCKKGKFCIKKVYTASRPKYQKCNWKRLTIASKAIPRHQFILWLALHRRLATVERLQKWGIVVSKDCVLCRSNAKETFDHLLFDCAYSRTMWSKILRWAEVKHQIGSWDEEISWIAKVAVNRSKGEILAFLFTAVVYHVWNERNNRRFQGKEITCSKRIKEIIQMLHIRGQSVENWKKELEQLNSYPS from the coding sequence ATGAGTACTCCAAAGCAGGCAAGCTGGATAGTGAAGAAGATTTTTGATGCAAGGGAGTGGCTTAGGCAAAACAATCCTACTGAAACTCTGAATAATTTCTGTAAGAAAGGTAAGTTTTGTATTAAGAAGGTATACACTGCCTCAAGACCAAAATATCAGAAGTGTAATTGGAAGAGATTAACTATTGCCTCAAAAGCAATACCTAGGCATCAATTTATTCTTTGGTTGGCACTACATAGGAGACTGGCTACAGTCGAGAGACTACAAAAATGGGGAATAGTGGTAAGCAAAGACTGTGTACTGTGCAGAAGTAATGCGAAGGAAACATTTGATCATTTGTTATTTGATTGTGCATACTCCAGAACCATGTGGTCTAAAATATTGAGATGGGCAGAGGTTAAGCATCAAATAGGAAGCTGGGACGAGGAGATCTCATGGATAGCAAAAGTAGCTGTAAACAGAAGCAAGGGTGAAATCTTAGCGTTCTTATTTACAGCAGTGGTTTATCATGTATGGAATGAAAGGAACAATAGAAGATTCCAAGGAAAAGAGATAACATGCAGCAAGAGAATCAAGGAGATTATTCAAATGTTACACATAAGAGGACAGAGTGTAGAAAACTGGAAGAAAGAATTAGAACAGCTCAACAGTTATCCTAGCTAG